CGCGACCGGCCGGGTCCTGCAGCTTCCAGTCGAGGTAGCGCTTGCCGGGGAAGACGGGACAGGTGTCGCCGCAGCCCATGGTGATGCAGACGTCGGACTCGCGGACCGCGTCCACGGTGAGGATCTTCGGGGTCTCGGCGGAGATGTCGATACCCACCTCGGCCATGGCCTCGACGGCTGCCGGGTTGACCACGTCGCCGGGATCGGATCCGGCGGAGCGGACCTCGACGCGGTCCCCGGCCAGGTGGGTCAGCCAGGCGGCGGCCATCTGGGAGCGGCCGGCGTTGTGGACACAGACGAACAGGACGGACGGCTTGTCGGTCATCGGAAGGGACCCTCTCTCACGAACAAATCAGCTAATGCTGATGTCAGTATCCAGTGGCATCATCAACCACTGATGTGAGAGTATCAGTGCATGCTGACTTCAGTCGACACTGACGTGATTCGGGTTCTGGGTGATCCGCTGCGCATGCAGGTGGTCACCCTGCTGGCCCGGGAGACGCTCTGCATGTCGCATCTGGTCGAGGAGACCGGTGCCAAGCAGACGAACCTGTCCAACCACATGAAGGTCCTGCGCGAGGCGGGGCTGGTGGAGACCGAGCCGTGCGGCCGGTTCACCTACTTCAAGCTGCGCCCC
The window above is part of the Streptomyces griseiscabiei genome. Proteins encoded here:
- a CDS encoding arsenate reductase ArsC, yielding MTDKPSVLFVCVHNAGRSQMAAAWLTHLAGDRVEVRSAGSDPGDVVNPAAVEAMAEVGIDISAETPKILTVDAVRESDVCITMGCGDTCPVFPGKRYLDWKLQDPAGRGVAAVRPIRDEIKTLVEGLIKEIAPETAS
- a CDS encoding ArsR/SmtB family transcription factor, yielding MLTSVDTDVIRVLGDPLRMQVVTLLARETLCMSHLVEETGAKQTNLSNHMKVLREAGLVETEPCGRFTYFKLRPEVLASVSAQFAELAESARTAVENKRACP